The Clarias gariepinus isolate MV-2021 ecotype Netherlands chromosome 7, CGAR_prim_01v2, whole genome shotgun sequence genome includes a window with the following:
- the bicra gene encoding BRD4-interacting chromatin-remodeling complex-associated protein isoform X3 codes for MDDEDGRCLLDVICDPQALNDFLHGSETQLDTDDLLDGSSDPSSSFFSSTGEHVPEVQPPAQLSTNEPSGLPRVSVDLDFLEDDDILGASPEEGDSESNGVGSNHEPCDILQQSLAEANITEQSLQAEAELDLSSFGLTSLTQVVQPLPEASMSGVGIAGTTQIFPGQGTTTTPSSTTTDMLGSVLAHQGMQLQPQVMNKAINVQPFMQQVGLGNVTLQPISSLQTLQNGSQSGHLGIGQIQVVGQSAVMTINSSGQHILTKTMGSYPLQQPALDATSTGAQAGLGGSVLSSGGGLLIQGGKATLASPALNGPAICVSSTNTISSGTTMAAPSGIVGFARGPLNTGTQPQTQNQVMQNVIIQRTPTPIQPKPPQGSAIQPKSFKQQQQLQATHTLQNDASKALGVQQVPVSAAQNVAFLTGKPSSNVVLSTQTTTQATQFSQALFKQHSNPTSGKPLSVHLLNQQGSIVIPSQAVLQGQNHQFLLPQLQTGGQILAQQTGGHIITSSGPGGQIIAANQILATNQNINLGQVLTPQSHPGAAHILSGPIQLQPGQMGHPALFQMPVSLAQTQNQAHSVTGHVQTVIQGMPIQSSLSIEGLSPAVSLQPTLQQQVGGVTGNSSSGVAAIPQCQPSESITELGTSTEQPAQTQPQPSILTVQTGPSVSATMLIPSSTSPSSTVTTSTTSLSTMGLVSQVQHSPGKVLFTPPSSSIILSQEPVQMFLQQVSSAAQQQAVKIQSASPSPSAAPHNATPTLSDSPQPSQASPLIQIQSPHPPQSRPPSQPQAQPPSQSQAPSRSCTPSSIPPLFIIHNSIGSSPQPSQPVAQAPPQQPKPVQVQIPQVLSQPVVLQQEQLPASSCSPKPPQVSSSQLHYVTPAVCTTAGAVLKQQVPGLTAEQQHHLQLVSAQLQTMSSITQLSPQQKQLREKLSQVQQNILLQAKQQQQQQQQQQQLQTQPQASQFSKVPEKPPASLVNPSTSSGGSGSVTSLLQQKSVFIKSSGSGSNDGQVFLGPSGPSGVTVNQGKSPLNLPQSVQAKPGVISAVGGLALSKPGLQIQVVGSGLQQMSNLQSSALVQTQTSALKRPLSMEPSKEARILEQLRKFQASVLHPDYSSPFHSFEDTLYRLLPYHVYQGMAPSPQDYCKVDDEFENVSSQLLKRTQAMLDKYRHLLFEESRRLGPSAEMVMIDRMFIQEEKIALNQDRILAKEKPEEFVASSCLVNRIAESGVKPAAVELSSVKTGPAAMELSSVKSAVATVQAASAPAPASTSVTAAPTANPAPVPFPPTKLVIKQGGGGALVSWSTSCTPVPASVVRPCAKVTGLSSERSFGPSSSSTHSADDDDEDDDALPQRTSKPPIKTYEARQRIGLKLKIKQEAGFSKVVHNTALDPVHLQPQHTPLPQVPDPPPKTRLPVTQPSVVQRTSPSTINSSASVTFSAVTTHAGTGTTTSSAVQPPSVSLGWSSLSSSLSSSTSSAQVNGTPEHYEVSGAKRDPTSTSGPQPTTCRLPLRKTYRKNISPHHRPGVPGGGDVGPVQSAAPASSPPVERTVIASVKLEQQGVCKTPHTHIDPGSQGLASVEHEFYHGIKNAYQQQQQGSDKEDEEDGNPGDHMGRVMGHMSKNCEWAVGTFRMDQHAPGPPSLGETSWARDSSLPAKRSKSDSPDMDNASFSSGSPPLDNSLNEHLQCAIDSILNLQQGPPSRGAVDRVFAGNLTNQHQTHHRQGTASSSTSSYRHTVTSSSSPSSSSISQHPQLGGRGQNGNLVSQTHSR; via the exons ATGGATGATGAAGATGGCAGGTGCTTGCTAGATGTAATTTG TGACCCACAAGCTCTTAATGACTTTCTTCATGGATCAGAAACGCAG CTGGATACTGACGACCTTTTGGATGGCTCAAGTGACCCGTCCAGCTCATTCTTCTCCAGCACTGGG GAACATGTTCCTGAAGTCCAACCACCGGCTCAGTTGTCGACAAATGAGCCATCTGGGCTTCCTCGGGTCAGTGTTGATTTGGACTTCTTAGAAGATGACGACATCCTTGGTGCCTCACCAGAAGAAGGAGATAGTGAAAGCAATGGTGTTGGGTCAAATCATGAACCTTGTGATATTCTGCAGCAGAGTCTGGCAGAAGCCAATATCACAGAGCAGAGCCTTCAAGCAGAGGCTGAGCTTGACCTCAGCTCATTTGGGCTCACTAGTCTGACACAGGTGGTCCAACCACTGCCTGAGGCTAGTATGTCTGGGGTGGGCATTGCAGGAACTACTCAAATCTTTCCTGGCCAGGGCACCACTACCACACCTTCCAGTACAACCACCGACATGCTTGGCTCCGTTCTGGCACACCAAGGGATGCAGCTTCAACCCCAAGTCATGAACAAAGCCATTAACGTCCAGCCATTCATGCAGCAAGTTGGACTTGGAAACGTGACCCTTCAACCCATTTCAAGTCTTCAGACGCTACAAAATGGAAGCCAGTCGGGACATCTGGGCATCGGACAGATTCAAGTTGTGGGCCAATCCGCTGTAATGACTATCAATTCATCAGGGCAGCACATCCTGACCAAAACCATGGGCAGCTATCCTCTACAGCAGCCTGCACTTGATGCCACGAGTACTGGGGCTCAGGCTGGTCTTGGAGGTTCTGTGCTTAGTTCTGGAGGCGGACTGTTGATTCAGGGAGGCAAGGCCACTCTAGCATCTCCAGCATTGAATGGCCCGGCTATTTGCGTCAGCAGCACTAACACCATTAGCAGTGGTACAACAATGGCTGCACCCAGTGGTATAGTGGGATTTGCTCGTGGACCTTTAAATACAGGGACTCAGCCTCAGACTCAAAACCAAGTCATGCAGAATGTCATTATCCAGCGAACACCAACTCCAATACAGCCCAAACCTCCTCAAGGCAGTGCCATCCAGCCGAAATCcttcaaacagcagcagcaactaCAGGCCACACATACATTGCAAAATGATGCCAGTAAAGCTCTTGGTGTGCAGCAAGTTCCAGTATCTGCAGCTCAGAACGTAGCCTTCCTCACTGGCAAGCCAAGTTCAAATGTAGTACTGAGTACACAGACCACCACACAGGCGACGCAATTCTCACAAGCCCTGTTTAAGCAACATAGCAATCCTACATCGGGCAAACCTCTTAGTGTTCACCTGCTCAATCAGCAAGGCAGCATTGTCATTCCGTCCCAGGCTGTTTTACAAGGGCAGAATCATCAGTTCCTCCTGCCTCAGCTTCAGACTGGAGGTCAAATCCTGGCCCAGCAAACCGGAGGACACATTATTACCAGTTCCGGGCCGGGTGGACAAATTATTGCTGCCAATCAAATCTTGGCAACCAATCAAAATATCAATCTAGGACAGGTATTAACCCCTCAAAGTCATCCTGGTGCTGCCCATATACTTTCTGGACCAATACAGCTTCAACCTGGTCAGATGGGACACCCTGCCCTGTTCCAGATGCCCGTTTCCCTAGCCCAGACGCAGAATCAGGCTCATTCAGTTACAGGACATGTTCAAACTGTTATACAAGGCATGCCTATACAGAGTTCCTTGTCGATAGAGGGGCTCAGCCCAGCTGTCAGTTTGCAGCCGACTCTTCAGCAGCAGGTTGGCGGTGTTACCGGCAACAGCAGCAGTGGAGTAGCAGCCATTCCACAGTGCCAACCAAGTGAGAGCATAACTGAACTGGGTACCTCCACTGAGCAACCAGCCCAAACCCAGCCCCAACCCTCTATCCTTACTGTCCAGACAGGTCCTTCAGTTTCAGCCACTATGCTGATTCCCTCCTCTACATCTCCATCTTCTACAGTAACTACATCTACAACTTCCCTCAGCACAATGGGCTTGGTCTCCCAGGTCCAGCACAGTCCAGGAAAGGTGTTGTTCACTCCTCCAAGCTCAAGCATTATCCTTAGCCAGGAGCCCGTGCAGATGTTCCTGCAGcag GTTTCATCAGCAGCGCAGCAGCAAGCTGTAAAGATCCAAAGCGCCTCACCTTCTCCGTCCGCGGCCCCTCACAATGCGACGCCGACTTTATCGGACAGCCCGCAGCCATCCCAGGCTTCACCCCTTATTCAGATTCAGTCTCCTCACCCTCCACAGTCCCGTCCCCCCTCTCAGCCCCAGGCACAGCCCCCTTCTCAGTCCCAAGCACCTTCTCGATCATGCACACCTTCATCTATACCTCCCCTCTTTATAATACACAATTCGATAGGCAGTTCCCCACAGCCGTCTCAGCCAGTTGCTCAAGCTCCGCCGCAGCAGCCCAAGCCAGTTCAGGTGCAGATTCCGCAGGTTCTTTCTCAGCCTGTGGTCCTCCAGCAGGAACAGCTGCCTGCGTCGTCCTGCTCCCCGAAACCTCCCCAGGTTTCCTCATCACAGTTACATTATGTGACCCCTGCAGTATGTACCACGGCTGGGGCTGTGTTGAAACAGCAGGTGCCAGGCCTGACTGCTGAACAGCAGCACCATTTACAGCTGGTTAGTGCACAACTACAGACAATGTCATCCATCACCCAGCTTTCACCACAACAGAAGCAACTCCGGGAAAAGCTCAGCCAG GTTCAGCAAAACATCCTACTTCAGGCAaagcaacaacagcagcagcagcagcaacaacaacaactccaGACTCAGCCTCAGGCCAGTCAGTTTAGCAAAGTGCCTGAGAAACCGCCAGCCTCACTGGTGAACCCCTCAACCAGCAGCGGAGGCAGTGGATCTGTCACATCTCTGTTGCAACAGAAGTCTGTCTTCATCAAGTCATCAGGTTCAG gTTCAAATGATGGCCAGGTATTTCTTGGACCTTCTGGGCCAAGTGGAGTCACAGTTAATCAAGGGAAATCCCCTCTAAATCTTCCTCAGTCTGTTCAG GCAAAGCCTGGGGTTATAAGTGCAGTTGGAGGGCTGGCATTAAGTAAACCAGGACTACAGATACAAGTTGTGGGCAGTGGACTTCAACAGATGTCTAACCTTCAGTCTTCAGCTCTGGTTCAAACCCAG ACTTCCGCTTTAAAAAGGCCTTTGAGTATGGAGCCAAGCAAAGAAGCACG gataCTAGAACAGCTAAGGAAATTTCAGGCTTCTGTACTGCATCCAGACTACAGCTCACCTTTCCACTCTTTCGAGGACACACTCTATCGACTCTTACCCTACCACGTGTACCAGGGCATGGCTCCCTCCCCTCAAGACTACTGCAAAG TGGACGATGAGTTTGAAAACGTCTCCAGCCAACTTCTGAAGCGCACACAAGCTATGCTGGATAAATATCGACACCTGCTGTTTGAAGAATCGAGG AGGCTGGGTCCTTCTGCAGAGATGGTCATGATTGATAGGATGTTTATTCAAGAGGAGAAGATTGCCCTGAACCAAGACAGGATACTAGCCAAGGAGAAGCCAG AGGAGTTTGTGGCCAGCTCGTGTTTGGTGAACAGGATTGCAGAGAGTGGTGTGAAGCCTGCAGCAGTGGAACTGAGCTCTGTTAAAACTGGGCCTGCAGCAATGGAATTGAGCTCTGTTAAATCTGCTGTAGCAACAGTCCAAGCAGCCAGCGCCCCTGCTCCGGCCTCTACCTCAGTGACCGCTGCTCCCACCGCTAACCCTGCACCTGTTCCCTTTCCCCCCACCAAACTAGTGATAAAACAAGGAGGAGGTGGAGCTCTGGTATCGTGGTCCACTAGCTGCACTCCCGTGCCCGCGTCAGTGGTACGGCCTTGCGCAAAAGTCACGGGATTGAGCTCTGAGCGCAGTTTTGGCCCCAGCTCTTCCTCGACTCATTCTGCAGACGATGACGATGAGGACGATGATGCACTTCCTCAGCGGACTAGCAAGCCTCCGATAAAGACCTATGAGGCACGTCAGCGCATCGGTTTGAAGTTAAAGATTAAGCAAGAGGCAGGGTTCAGCAAAGTGGTTCATAACACTGCATTAGATCCTGTTCATTTACAGCCACAGCACACTCCACTACCACAAGTCCCTGATCCGCCCCCTAAAACAAGACTTCCTGTAACCCAACCGTCCGTAGTGCAAAGGACTTCACCGTCAACCATAAATTCCTCAGCATCTGTCACTTTCAGTGCAGTGACCACACATGCAGGGACGGGAACTACAACTTCTTCAGCTGTGCAGCCCCCTTCAGTCTCTCTTGGCTGGTCATCGTTGTCCTCGTCCTTATCCTCTTCCACCTCTTCAGCGCAAGTGAATGGCACTCCAGAGCACTATGAGGTGTCTGGGGCCAAACGGGACCCTACCTCCACTTCAGGACCTCAGCCAACCACCTGCCGGCTCCCACTTCGCAAGACATACCGCAAAAACATCAGCCCTCATCACCGACCAGGAGTGCCAGGAGGAGGAGACGTGGGACCTGTTCAGTCAGCAGCACCTGCATCCTCCCCTCCAGTGGAGAGGACGGTTATTGCCAGTGTGAAATTGGAGCAGCAAGGTGTCTGTAAAACCCCTCACACCCACATTGATCCAGGGTCACAGGGCTTGGCATCTGTAGAACATGAATTTTACCATGGAATTAAAAATGCATATCAACAGCAGCAACAAGGCTCTGATaaagaggatgaggaggatggAAATCCTGGGGACCACATGGGGAGGGTCATGGGGCATATGAGCAAAAACTGTGAGTGGGCAGTGGGCACATTTCGGATGGACCAGCATGCACCAGGCCCTCCATCTCTTGGCGAAACATCCTGGGCGAGAGACTCATCACTTCCTGCAAAACGATCCAAATCGGATTCCCCAGACATGGACAATGCCAGCTTCTCGAGCGGTAGCCCTCCACTGGACAACTCGCTAAACGAACATCTACAGTGTGCTATAGATAGCATCCTGAATCTGCAGCAGGGTCCACCGAGCCGCGGAGCAGTGGACAGAGTCTTTGCTGGAAATTTAACCAACCAGCACCAAACGCACCATCGTCAGGGCACAGCATCGTCATCGACATCGTCATACAGACATACGGTtacttcctcttcctctccaTCCTCCTCTTCCATTTCACAACACCCGCAGTTAGGCGGCCGAGGACAGAACGGAAATCTGgtgtcacaaacacacagtagATAA
- the bicra gene encoding BRD4-interacting chromatin-remodeling complex-associated protein isoform X1 translates to MDDEDGRCLLDVICDPQALNDFLHGSETQLDTDDLLDGSSDPSSSFFSSTGEHVPEVQPPAQLSTNEPSGLPRVSVDLDFLEDDDILGASPEEGDSESNGVGSNHEPCDILQQSLAEANITEQSLQAEAELDLSSFGLTSLTQVVQPLPEASMSGVGIAGTTQIFPGQGTTTTPSSTTTDMLGSVLAHQGMQLQPQVMNKAINVQPFMQQVGLGNVTLQPISSLQTLQNGSQSGHLGIGQIQVVGQSAVMTINSSGQHILTKTMGSYPLQQPALDATSTGAQAGLGGSVLSSGGGLLIQGGKATLASPALNGPAICVSSTNTISSGTTMAAPSGIVGFARGPLNTGTQPQTQNQVMQNVIIQRTPTPIQPKPPQGSAIQPKSFKQQQQLQATHTLQNDASKALGVQQVPVSAAQNVAFLTGKPSSNVVLSTQTTTQATQFSQALFKQHSNPTSGKPLSVHLLNQQGSIVIPSQAVLQGQNHQFLLPQLQTGGQILAQQTGGHIITSSGPGGQIIAANQILATNQNINLGQVLTPQSHPGAAHILSGPIQLQPGQMGHPALFQMPVSLAQTQNQAHSVTGHVQTVIQGMPIQSSLSIEGLSPAVSLQPTLQQQVGGVTGNSSSGVAAIPQCQPSESITELGTSTEQPAQTQPQPSILTVQTGPSVSATMLIPSSTSPSSTVTTSTTSLSTMGLVSQVQHSPGKVLFTPPSSSIILSQEPVQMFLQQDHQHQAGKDPPASVGVPASVIVSGGSSGSAPTAHDGPLTETRPGENASPSLGSADMAALVNKVSSAAQQQAVKIQSASPSPSAAPHNATPTLSDSPQPSQASPLIQIQSPHPPQSRPPSQPQAQPPSQSQAPSRSCTPSSIPPLFIIHNSIGSSPQPSQPVAQAPPQQPKPVQVQIPQVLSQPVVLQQEQLPASSCSPKPPQVSSSQLHYVTPAVCTTAGAVLKQQVPGLTAEQQHHLQLVSAQLQTMSSITQLSPQQKQLREKLSQVQQNILLQAKQQQQQQQQQQQLQTQPQASQFSKVPEKPPASLVNPSTSSGGSGSVTSLLQQKSVFIKSSGSGSNDGQVFLGPSGPSGVTVNQGKSPLNLPQSVQAKPGVISAVGGLALSKPGLQIQVVGSGLQQMSNLQSSALVQTQTSALKRPLSMEPSKEARILEQLRKFQASVLHPDYSSPFHSFEDTLYRLLPYHVYQGMAPSPQDYCKVDDEFENVSSQLLKRTQAMLDKYRHLLFEESRRLGPSAEMVMIDRMFIQEEKIALNQDRILAKEKPEEFVASSCLVNRIAESGVKPAAVELSSVKTGPAAMELSSVKSAVATVQAASAPAPASTSVTAAPTANPAPVPFPPTKLVIKQGGGGALVSWSTSCTPVPASVVRPCAKVTGLSSERSFGPSSSSTHSADDDDEDDDALPQRTSKPPIKTYEARQRIGLKLKIKQEAGFSKVVHNTALDPVHLQPQHTPLPQVPDPPPKTRLPVTQPSVVQRTSPSTINSSASVTFSAVTTHAGTGTTTSSAVQPPSVSLGWSSLSSSLSSSTSSAQVNGTPEHYEVSGAKRDPTSTSGPQPTTCRLPLRKTYRKNISPHHRPGVPGGGDVGPVQSAAPASSPPVERTVIASVKLEQQGVCKTPHTHIDPGSQGLASVEHEFYHGIKNAYQQQQQGSDKEDEEDGNPGDHMGRVMGHMSKNCEWAVGTFRMDQHAPGPPSLGETSWARDSSLPAKRSKSDSPDMDNASFSSGSPPLDNSLNEHLQCAIDSILNLQQGPPSRGAVDRVFAGNLTNQHQTHHRQGTASSSTSSYRHTVTSSSSPSSSSISQHPQLGGRGQNGNLVSQTHSR, encoded by the exons ATGGATGATGAAGATGGCAGGTGCTTGCTAGATGTAATTTG TGACCCACAAGCTCTTAATGACTTTCTTCATGGATCAGAAACGCAG CTGGATACTGACGACCTTTTGGATGGCTCAAGTGACCCGTCCAGCTCATTCTTCTCCAGCACTGGG GAACATGTTCCTGAAGTCCAACCACCGGCTCAGTTGTCGACAAATGAGCCATCTGGGCTTCCTCGGGTCAGTGTTGATTTGGACTTCTTAGAAGATGACGACATCCTTGGTGCCTCACCAGAAGAAGGAGATAGTGAAAGCAATGGTGTTGGGTCAAATCATGAACCTTGTGATATTCTGCAGCAGAGTCTGGCAGAAGCCAATATCACAGAGCAGAGCCTTCAAGCAGAGGCTGAGCTTGACCTCAGCTCATTTGGGCTCACTAGTCTGACACAGGTGGTCCAACCACTGCCTGAGGCTAGTATGTCTGGGGTGGGCATTGCAGGAACTACTCAAATCTTTCCTGGCCAGGGCACCACTACCACACCTTCCAGTACAACCACCGACATGCTTGGCTCCGTTCTGGCACACCAAGGGATGCAGCTTCAACCCCAAGTCATGAACAAAGCCATTAACGTCCAGCCATTCATGCAGCAAGTTGGACTTGGAAACGTGACCCTTCAACCCATTTCAAGTCTTCAGACGCTACAAAATGGAAGCCAGTCGGGACATCTGGGCATCGGACAGATTCAAGTTGTGGGCCAATCCGCTGTAATGACTATCAATTCATCAGGGCAGCACATCCTGACCAAAACCATGGGCAGCTATCCTCTACAGCAGCCTGCACTTGATGCCACGAGTACTGGGGCTCAGGCTGGTCTTGGAGGTTCTGTGCTTAGTTCTGGAGGCGGACTGTTGATTCAGGGAGGCAAGGCCACTCTAGCATCTCCAGCATTGAATGGCCCGGCTATTTGCGTCAGCAGCACTAACACCATTAGCAGTGGTACAACAATGGCTGCACCCAGTGGTATAGTGGGATTTGCTCGTGGACCTTTAAATACAGGGACTCAGCCTCAGACTCAAAACCAAGTCATGCAGAATGTCATTATCCAGCGAACACCAACTCCAATACAGCCCAAACCTCCTCAAGGCAGTGCCATCCAGCCGAAATCcttcaaacagcagcagcaactaCAGGCCACACATACATTGCAAAATGATGCCAGTAAAGCTCTTGGTGTGCAGCAAGTTCCAGTATCTGCAGCTCAGAACGTAGCCTTCCTCACTGGCAAGCCAAGTTCAAATGTAGTACTGAGTACACAGACCACCACACAGGCGACGCAATTCTCACAAGCCCTGTTTAAGCAACATAGCAATCCTACATCGGGCAAACCTCTTAGTGTTCACCTGCTCAATCAGCAAGGCAGCATTGTCATTCCGTCCCAGGCTGTTTTACAAGGGCAGAATCATCAGTTCCTCCTGCCTCAGCTTCAGACTGGAGGTCAAATCCTGGCCCAGCAAACCGGAGGACACATTATTACCAGTTCCGGGCCGGGTGGACAAATTATTGCTGCCAATCAAATCTTGGCAACCAATCAAAATATCAATCTAGGACAGGTATTAACCCCTCAAAGTCATCCTGGTGCTGCCCATATACTTTCTGGACCAATACAGCTTCAACCTGGTCAGATGGGACACCCTGCCCTGTTCCAGATGCCCGTTTCCCTAGCCCAGACGCAGAATCAGGCTCATTCAGTTACAGGACATGTTCAAACTGTTATACAAGGCATGCCTATACAGAGTTCCTTGTCGATAGAGGGGCTCAGCCCAGCTGTCAGTTTGCAGCCGACTCTTCAGCAGCAGGTTGGCGGTGTTACCGGCAACAGCAGCAGTGGAGTAGCAGCCATTCCACAGTGCCAACCAAGTGAGAGCATAACTGAACTGGGTACCTCCACTGAGCAACCAGCCCAAACCCAGCCCCAACCCTCTATCCTTACTGTCCAGACAGGTCCTTCAGTTTCAGCCACTATGCTGATTCCCTCCTCTACATCTCCATCTTCTACAGTAACTACATCTACAACTTCCCTCAGCACAATGGGCTTGGTCTCCCAGGTCCAGCACAGTCCAGGAAAGGTGTTGTTCACTCCTCCAAGCTCAAGCATTATCCTTAGCCAGGAGCCCGTGCAGATGTTCCTGCAGcag GATCATCAGCACCAAGCAGGGAAAGACCCACCTGCCTCTGTGGGTGTGCCTGCGTCTGTTATCGTCAGCGGTGGCAGCTCTGGTTCCGCCCCTACAGCCCATGATGGCCCATTAACTGAAACTCGCCCAGGGGAGAATGCGAGCCCTTCCCTTGGCTCTGCTGACATGGCAGCATTGGTTAACAAG GTTTCATCAGCAGCGCAGCAGCAAGCTGTAAAGATCCAAAGCGCCTCACCTTCTCCGTCCGCGGCCCCTCACAATGCGACGCCGACTTTATCGGACAGCCCGCAGCCATCCCAGGCTTCACCCCTTATTCAGATTCAGTCTCCTCACCCTCCACAGTCCCGTCCCCCCTCTCAGCCCCAGGCACAGCCCCCTTCTCAGTCCCAAGCACCTTCTCGATCATGCACACCTTCATCTATACCTCCCCTCTTTATAATACACAATTCGATAGGCAGTTCCCCACAGCCGTCTCAGCCAGTTGCTCAAGCTCCGCCGCAGCAGCCCAAGCCAGTTCAGGTGCAGATTCCGCAGGTTCTTTCTCAGCCTGTGGTCCTCCAGCAGGAACAGCTGCCTGCGTCGTCCTGCTCCCCGAAACCTCCCCAGGTTTCCTCATCACAGTTACATTATGTGACCCCTGCAGTATGTACCACGGCTGGGGCTGTGTTGAAACAGCAGGTGCCAGGCCTGACTGCTGAACAGCAGCACCATTTACAGCTGGTTAGTGCACAACTACAGACAATGTCATCCATCACCCAGCTTTCACCACAACAGAAGCAACTCCGGGAAAAGCTCAGCCAG GTTCAGCAAAACATCCTACTTCAGGCAaagcaacaacagcagcagcagcagcaacaacaacaactccaGACTCAGCCTCAGGCCAGTCAGTTTAGCAAAGTGCCTGAGAAACCGCCAGCCTCACTGGTGAACCCCTCAACCAGCAGCGGAGGCAGTGGATCTGTCACATCTCTGTTGCAACAGAAGTCTGTCTTCATCAAGTCATCAGGTTCAG gTTCAAATGATGGCCAGGTATTTCTTGGACCTTCTGGGCCAAGTGGAGTCACAGTTAATCAAGGGAAATCCCCTCTAAATCTTCCTCAGTCTGTTCAG GCAAAGCCTGGGGTTATAAGTGCAGTTGGAGGGCTGGCATTAAGTAAACCAGGACTACAGATACAAGTTGTGGGCAGTGGACTTCAACAGATGTCTAACCTTCAGTCTTCAGCTCTGGTTCAAACCCAG ACTTCCGCTTTAAAAAGGCCTTTGAGTATGGAGCCAAGCAAAGAAGCACG gataCTAGAACAGCTAAGGAAATTTCAGGCTTCTGTACTGCATCCAGACTACAGCTCACCTTTCCACTCTTTCGAGGACACACTCTATCGACTCTTACCCTACCACGTGTACCAGGGCATGGCTCCCTCCCCTCAAGACTACTGCAAAG TGGACGATGAGTTTGAAAACGTCTCCAGCCAACTTCTGAAGCGCACACAAGCTATGCTGGATAAATATCGACACCTGCTGTTTGAAGAATCGAGG AGGCTGGGTCCTTCTGCAGAGATGGTCATGATTGATAGGATGTTTATTCAAGAGGAGAAGATTGCCCTGAACCAAGACAGGATACTAGCCAAGGAGAAGCCAG AGGAGTTTGTGGCCAGCTCGTGTTTGGTGAACAGGATTGCAGAGAGTGGTGTGAAGCCTGCAGCAGTGGAACTGAGCTCTGTTAAAACTGGGCCTGCAGCAATGGAATTGAGCTCTGTTAAATCTGCTGTAGCAACAGTCCAAGCAGCCAGCGCCCCTGCTCCGGCCTCTACCTCAGTGACCGCTGCTCCCACCGCTAACCCTGCACCTGTTCCCTTTCCCCCCACCAAACTAGTGATAAAACAAGGAGGAGGTGGAGCTCTGGTATCGTGGTCCACTAGCTGCACTCCCGTGCCCGCGTCAGTGGTACGGCCTTGCGCAAAAGTCACGGGATTGAGCTCTGAGCGCAGTTTTGGCCCCAGCTCTTCCTCGACTCATTCTGCAGACGATGACGATGAGGACGATGATGCACTTCCTCAGCGGACTAGCAAGCCTCCGATAAAGACCTATGAGGCACGTCAGCGCATCGGTTTGAAGTTAAAGATTAAGCAAGAGGCAGGGTTCAGCAAAGTGGTTCATAACACTGCATTAGATCCTGTTCATTTACAGCCACAGCACACTCCACTACCACAAGTCCCTGATCCGCCCCCTAAAACAAGACTTCCTGTAACCCAACCGTCCGTAGTGCAAAGGACTTCACCGTCAACCATAAATTCCTCAGCATCTGTCACTTTCAGTGCAGTGACCACACATGCAGGGACGGGAACTACAACTTCTTCAGCTGTGCAGCCCCCTTCAGTCTCTCTTGGCTGGTCATCGTTGTCCTCGTCCTTATCCTCTTCCACCTCTTCAGCGCAAGTGAATGGCACTCCAGAGCACTATGAGGTGTCTGGGGCCAAACGGGACCCTACCTCCACTTCAGGACCTCAGCCAACCACCTGCCGGCTCCCACTTCGCAAGACATACCGCAAAAACATCAGCCCTCATCACCGACCAGGAGTGCCAGGAGGAGGAGACGTGGGACCTGTTCAGTCAGCAGCACCTGCATCCTCCCCTCCAGTGGAGAGGACGGTTATTGCCAGTGTGAAATTGGAGCAGCAAGGTGTCTGTAAAACCCCTCACACCCACATTGATCCAGGGTCACAGGGCTTGGCATCTGTAGAACATGAATTTTACCATGGAATTAAAAATGCATATCAACAGCAGCAACAAGGCTCTGATaaagaggatgaggaggatggAAATCCTGGGGACCACATGGGGAGGGTCATGGGGCATATGAGCAAAAACTGTGAGTGGGCAGTGGGCACATTTCGGATGGACCAGCATGCACCAGGCCCTCCATCTCTTGGCGAAACATCCTGGGCGAGAGACTCATCACTTCCTGCAAAACGATCCAAATCGGATTCCCCAGACATGGACAATGCCAGCTTCTCGAGCGGTAGCCCTCCACTGGACAACTCGCTAAACGAACATCTACAGTGTGCTATAGATAGCATCCTGAATCTGCAGCAGGGTCCACCGAGCCGCGGAGCAGTGGACAGAGTCTTTGCTGGAAATTTAACCAACCAGCACCAAACGCACCATCGTCAGGGCACAGCATCGTCATCGACATCGTCATACAGACATACGGTtacttcctcttcctctccaTCCTCCTCTTCCATTTCACAACACCCGCAGTTAGGCGGCCGAGGACAGAACGGAAATCTGgtgtcacaaacacacagtagATAA